A single Anopheles maculipalpis chromosome 3RL, idAnoMacuDA_375_x, whole genome shotgun sequence DNA region contains:
- the LOC126563734 gene encoding ankyrin-3 isoform X8 yields the protein MALEETQNNGSAVAVAPKENAPTAALKQQPPQGQAQVQPSTSNEKLNNIVNGGGATMEKSRSNNKQNDTNTAFLRAARAGDLQKLIEYLETGQVTDINTCNTNGLNALHLAAKDGHYDIVNELLKRGALVDNATKKGNTALHIASLAGQKEIIQLLLQYNASVNVQSQNGFTPLYMAAQENHDECVNYLLAKGANPALATEDGFTPLAVAMQQGHDKVVAVLLESDTRGKVRLPALHIAAKKDDVKAAKLLLENEHNPDVSSKSGFTPLHIAAHYGNVNVAQLLIEKGADVNFTAKHNITPLHVACKWGKLNMVKLLIANHGRIDSITRDGLTPLHCAARSGHDQVIEVLLEHRAEIISKTKNGLAPLHMAAQGEHVSAARILLMNKSPVDDITIDYLTALHVAAHCGHVKVAKLLLDRNADPNARALNGFTPLHIACKKNRIKVVELLLNHGATIGATTESGLTPLHVASFMGCMNIVIYLLQHDASPDIPTVRGETPLHLAARAKQTDIIRILLRNGAYVNAQAREDQTPLHVASRIGNMEIVMLLLQHGAKIDAVTKDNYTPLHIAAKEGQDEVASLLLDNEANVEAVTKKGFTPLHLAAKYGNLKCAELLLERGAQVDVQGKNGVTPLHVASHYDHQKVALLLLEKGASPYSPAKNGHTPLHIASKKNQLNIATTLLEYKADANAESKTGFTPLHLSAQEGHGDMARTLLNNGADPNHAAKNGLTPLHLCAQEDNVGIAETLLEHKARIDPVTKTGFTPLHVAAHFGQAGMVKYLIENDANIEMKTNIGHTPLHQAAQQGHTLIINILLKNKANPEAVTNGGQTALSIADKLGYITVVETLKVVTETSVTQTVDEKFKIVGPETIHETFLSDSEDEGPEGGTPPPPSAMKALMQAQQLYGGSGAIKYYQSQMRYTREDPIMSDQQQYNYMTSDENKQFDDTNLTNMSIDPLKDDKYLEKIISRAENYTVSATDRSHTPNPLDITVTDNVNITRKPIHVGSLSNDALSLTIDRLANIYCGDQKKFVPMCRERFLVSFLVDARGGAMRGCRHSGVRVIVPPRSAAQPTRITCRYVKPQRITNGPPLMEGEALISRILELAPVGAKFLGPVILEVPHFASLRDKEREIIILRSDNGETWREHTLYDSEEAIHEVLNETFKGDTLNLLEDLHTNRITRIVTNDFPHYFAIVSRIRQEVHAIGPEGGTVSATAVPQVQAIFPQNALTKKIRVGLQAQPIDMNTTANLLGRSVAVSPVVTVEPRRRKFHKAITLSMPAPKAYNSGMINQYSGNAPTLRLLCSITGGQNKAVWEDVTGSTPLTFVNDCVSFTTTVSARFWLMDCRNIGEATKMATELYSQMAHVPFMVKFVVFAKRVDQSEAKLSVFCMTDDKEDKTLEHQEHFTEIAKSRDIEVCEGRTIYLEFAGNIVPVMKSGEQLALQFNAFKENRLTFTVKIKNNLDDLLGRISFMNEPKVAKGEPIQTALCTLNFTLPSEKFGLGGDELETTSEFDQSSTEVLNSEQQAIVAAANRGKTLNFTFQNGDGASEIHKADIKITDICNLLGSDWPLLADELAITPSDVELIRAEYPNDEAQQAIVMLRLWLRQAGRDATGNVLEQALIKINRPDIVNKSITNLEPVTDEYERRVAQRQIGSMNGLDEIDPAKVNGVTTTSSIMHESEHEQTEEKQEHEAVEKQIPTDNNSPTDSVSPDTTEAFQQIRRESEILGIAAIKKEDLSTPPPSPADFNTQVSQNSSQAGVEEGRNDAVAEDVQEIIQQAIKDHDTHDDDEEEEAGGPVAVETAGSDSAISDHDEDSEGFELDLETDKSGKVKTIKKHSKVNIKINKTVAQRPTVGDIEWEMPESDARHPQIEISSVNLEDVSNDRRYSLDHIDPVAEGLTLGARTYEKSHSTPGETEQKKSEQIVIISSDNNISEVPADYSGDIDEFIFVQTSPENFAKMEKEQAKGGVVTDEDDNSNLVIITEEHYDYELTSDDDRRSSSLLEDPSPPEEKDLEGYTVAPSSTPGADGKKRFIVGGSSSSESEEDPQQRRRDHQSGSTSIVRRTVRSKVVPTGLTITEDESVVLKDDQTNGTNPAITVCQPTPPPAQPPSSSTSNNFSIRTGPGSSSGSDVALHETAGELSDDDETGKVNNNQAASDHPGDNPVTDTAFAEESHPSSSTVTSSRVAVIVTQVSNDLIDDEQPPQVAEDMLIDLAMHGDGGEDEANESDIDNSDVRAGVDGDGGGSVQVQMGSGLAEGSTEIKNYLVQNTDQIVGMEPTEPPIETTASKHEGSTRTETNTVVDESDDGTIRTTIYSTTLKFDGPEDMEEQILKQMRDQQFTAEQQEQLMNTPLITTTTLDPDTGVETTSTSTTRTTTTTKTITLTPDGDFPEDEILQKITTVTTHTSQPNVPEMVKETTVTVTEMVDGRTLDGAAKALNNIVDEFMNQERKN from the exons AATGACACAAACACAGCGTTCCTACGAGCAGCTAGGGCAGGAGATCTTCAGAAGCTGATAGAGTACCTCGAAACTGGTCAGGTGACCGACATCAACACGTGCAATACG AATGGTCTCAACGCGTTGCATCTCGCAGCAAAAGATGGTCACTATGACATCGTTAACGAATTACTGAAACGTGGTGCTCTCGTCGATAATGCCACTAAGAAGGGCAACACAGCACTGCACATCGCTTCATTGGCTGGCCAAAAGGAGATCATTCAGCTGCTCCTGCAATATAACGCATCGGTTAACGTGCAGTCTCAGAATGGATTCACGCCGCTCTACATGGCCGCGCAGGAAAACCATGATGAGTGTGTAAATTATCTTCTTGCTAAGGGTGCTAATCCTGCACTGGCTACAGAG gaCGGCTTTACGCCATTAGCAGTGGCGATGCAGCAAGGTCACGACAAAGTAGTGGCCGTACTACTTGAAAGCGATACACGCGGCAAGGTTCGATTACCAGCACTACATATAGCGGCCAAGAAGGATGACGTGAAGGCGGCAAAACTTTTGCTGGAG AATGAACACAATCCAGACGTATCTTCGAAGAGTGGCTTCACTCCGCTGCACATTGCTGCACATTACGGAAATGTAAACGTCGCTCAATTGCTAATTGAGAAAGGTGCCGATGTAAATTTTACTGCAAAGCACAACATCACACCACTACACGTGGCGTGCAAGTGGGGAAAGCTTAACATGGTGAAGCTCTTGATCGCAAACCATGGTCGTATCGATAGTATCACTCGCGATGGGCTTACCCCACTGCACTGTGCTGCTCGTTCAGGTCATGATCAAGTAATAGAAGTGTTGCTCGAACATCGTGCGGAGATCATTTCCAAGACCAAAAATGGACTTGCCCCGTTGCACATGGCAGCCCAGGGCGAACACGTGAGCGCAGCGCGTATTTTACTAATGAACAAATCACCAGTTGATGACATTACGATTGACTATCTAACTGCTCTGCACGTCGCAGCTCACTGTGGACATGTGAAGGTGGCAAAGCTGCTACTCGATCGAAATGCCGATCCGAATGCACGAGCACTGAACGGCTTTACACCGTTACACATTGCCTGCAAGAAGAATCGGATTAAGGTAGTGGAGCTGCTGCTAAACCATGGTGCCACAATTGGAGCTACTACGGAGAGTGGTCTAACGCCGTTGCATGTGGCTAGCTTCATGGGGTGCATGAACATTGTCATTTATCTTCTGCAACACGATGCCAGTCCGGACATTCCGACTGTGCGTGGTGAAACCCCACTACATCTGGCAGCACGTGCCAAGCAAACAGACATCATACGCATCTTGCTACGAAACGGGGCGTACGTAAATGCGCAAGCACGGGAAGACCAGACACCGCTACACGTCGCATCTCG AATCGGTAACATGGAAATAGTGATGCTACTTTTGCAACACGGTGCAAAGATTGATGCTGTAACGAAGGACAATTACACGCCGTTACACATAGCGGCAAAGGAGGGCCAAGATGAAGTGGCTTCACTACTATTGGACAACGAAGCTAACGTAGAAGCGGTCACTAAAAAAGGCTTCACACCACTGCATTTGGCCGCCAAGTACGGCAACCTAAAATGTGCTGAACTGCTTCTTGAACGAGGTGCCCAAGTGGATGTACAGGGCAAGAATGGTGTGACGCCATTGCACGTTGCTAGTCACTACGATCATCAAAAAGTAGCATTGCTGCTGCTAGAGAAAGGTGCATCACCGTATTCGCCAGCCAAGAATGGTCATACGCCGCTACACATTGcttcaaagaaaaatcaacTGAACATCGCCACAACGCTACTGGAATACAAGGCGGATGCTAATGCGGAAAGCAAAACAGGGTTCACGCCCCTGCACTTGTCAGCCCAAGAAGGTCATGGCGATATGGCGCGTACTCTATTGAACAATGGGGCCGATCCTAACCATGCCGCAAAGAATGGATTGACACCGTTGCATCTGTGTGCACAGGAAGACAATGTGGGCATCGCTGAAACGCTATTGGAGCATAAGGCACGCATCGATCCGGTAACAAAGACAGGCTTTACTCCGCTTCACGTGGCCGCTCATTTCGGTCAAGCCGGAATGGTGAAATACTTGATCGAAAATGATGCAAACATCGAGATGAAGACCAATATTGGTCATACCCCGCTCCATCAGGCTGCACAGCAAGGACACACGCTCATCATCAACATTCTgctgaaaaataaagcaaatccGGAAGCAGTGACTAACGGTGGCCAAACTGCGCTATCGATCGCCGATAAGCTGGGCTATATCACTGTAGTGGAGACACTGAAGGTAGTCACCGAAACAAGCGTCACACAGACGGTTGATGAGAAGTTTAAAATCGTTGGACCAGAAACTATCCACGAAACGTTCCTGTCGGACTCCGAAGATGAGG GGCCTGAAGGAGGTACGCCACCCCCACCTAGTGCTATGAAAGCCCTAATGCAAGCGCAGCAATTGTATGGCGGTAGTGGTGCTATCAAGTACTATCAATCGCAAATGCGTTACACAC GTGAAGATCCAATCATGTccgaccagcagcagtacaacTACATGACAAGCgacgaaaacaaacagttcGACGACACAAATCTCACCAACATGAGTATCGATCCATTGAaggatgataaatatttggaAAAGATCATTTCTCGTGCAGAGAACTACACCGTTTCGGCCACAGATCGGTCCCACACACCCAATCCGCTGGACATCACTGTGACTGACAATGTGAACATCACCCGAAAGCCGATCCATGTTGG GTCGCTCAGCAATGACGCACTGTCGTTGACAATTGATCGATTGGCCAACATTTATTGTGGTGATCAGAAAAAGTTTGTCCCGATGTGTAGGGAAAG ATTTCTGGTGTCGTTCCTGGTTGATGCACGTGGTGGTGCCATGCGAGGTTGCCGCCACAGCGGTGTACGTGTGATTGTACCACCTCGATCAGCCGCACAACCTACAAGGATTACCTGTCGGTATGTGAAACCACAACGCATCACCAATGGTCCGCCATTAATGGAAGGAGAGGCTCTGATAAGCCGCATTCTCGAGTTGGCCCCTGTTGGTGCCAAGTTCCTTGG CCCTGTCATCCTTGAGGTGCCTCATTTTGCGTCGCTGCGCGATAAGGAACGCGAAATAATTATCCTACGTTCTGATAATGGTGAAACATGGCGCGAACATACGCTTTACGATAGTGAGGAAGCCATCCACGAAGTCCTGAACGAGACATTCAAGGGAGATACGCTCAACTTGCTCGAGGATTTACATACGAACAGGATCACACGCATTGTGACAAACGATTTTCCACACTATTTTGCGATCGTGTCGCGTATTCGTCAGGAAGTGCACGCTATTGGACCAGAGGGTGGTACCGTGTCGGCTACTGCTGTTCCACAGGTGCAAGCTATTTTCCCACAAAATGCACTGACGAAGAAAATCCGTGTCGGGCTGCAGGCCCAACCGATTGACATGAACACAACGGCTAACTTGCTAGGCCGCAGTGTAGCAGTGTCACCGGTGGTGACTGTAGAACCGCGTCGGCGTAAGTTCCACAAAGCGATTACGCTCAGTATGCCCGCTCCAAAAGCTTACAACTCGGGTATGATCAACCAATATTCGGGCAATGCGCCGACGTTGCGTTTGCTGTGTTCGATAACCGGCGGCCAGAATAAAGCCGTATGGGAAGATGTTACCGGTTCAACACCACTCACGTTCGTGAACGATTGTGTGTCTTTCACGACTACAGTGTCAGCTCGCTTCTGGCTGATGGATTGCCGCAACATTGGCGAAGCAACCAAAATGGCCACTGAATTGTACTCGCAGATGGCGCACGTGCCTTTCATGGTGAAGTTCGTCGTGTTTGCCAAGCGTGTCGACCAAAGCGAGGCAAAATTAAGCGTTTTCTGTATGACGGATGACAAAGAAGACAAAACATTGGAACATCAAGAACATTTCACTGAGATTGCCAAATCTCGAGATATCGAGGTCTGTGAAGGACGAACAATCTATCTAGAATTCGCTGGCAATATCGTCCCGGTGATGAAATCTGGCGAGCAGCTTGCATTGCAGTTCAACGCATTTAAGGAAAATCGTCTCACGTTCACGGTCAAGATCAAAAACAATCTGGACGATCTGCTTGGTCGTATCTCGTTCATGAACGAGCCCAAAGTTGCCAAGGGCGAACCAATTCAAACGGCGCTCTGCACTCTAAACTTTACACTTCCATCCGAAAAGTTTGGTTTGGGTGGAGACGAACTGGAGACAACGTCCGAGTTCGATCAGAGCTCGACCGAAGTTCTCAACAGCGAACAGCAGGCTATCGTTGCGGCAGCCAATCGTGGCAAGACGCTAAACTTCACGTTCCAAAATGGAGATGGTGCAAGCGAAATACACAAGGCGGATATTAAGATTACAGACATTTGCAACCTACTCGGTTCCGATTGGCCCCTGTTAGCGGATGAGCTTGCGATCACACCGTCCGATGTGGAGCTGATACGAGCGGAATATCCGAACGATGAAGCACAGCAGGCGATCGTGATGTTGCGTCTCTGGCTTCGTCAGGCCGGAAGAGATGCAACTGGTAATGTGCTCGAGCAGGCTCTTATCAAAATCAATCGGCCGGACATTGTCAACAAATCAATTACAAATTTGGAACCGGTAACGGACGAGTACGAGCGACGTGTTGCGCAGCGGCAAATCGGTTCGATGAATGGACTGGATGAAATCGATCCAGCAAAAGTGAATGGTGTGACTACGACCAGCAGTATAATGCACG AATCCGAACACgagcaaacagaagaaaagcaagagCATGAAGCAGTCGAAAAACAAATACCGACGGACAACAATTCCCCAACTGATTCCGTATCCCCAGACACCACGGAAGCGTTCCAGCAGATTCGTCGCGAAAGCGAAATCCTCGGAATAGCAGCGATTAAAAAGGAAGACCTTTCTACGCCTCCACCAAGTCCGGCCGATTTCAATACGCAAGTCAGTCAGAACAGCAGCCAGGCGGGCGTAGAAGAAGGACGAAACGATG CAGTAGCCGAGGATGTGCaagaaattattcaacaaGCCATCAAAGATCATGATacgcatgacgatgacgaagaGGAGGAAGCCGGTGGTCCGGTGGCGGTGGAAACAGCTGGCAGCGATTCGGCAATCAGTGATCATGACGAAGATTCCGAAGGATTCGAATTGGACCTCGAAACGGACAAAAGTGGTAAAgtgaaaacgataaaaaaacattcgaaggtaaacattaaaatcaataaaacagtTGCCCAACGTCCCACGGTCGGGGACATCGAGTGGGAAATGCCAGAATCGGATGCACGACATCCCCAAATAGAGATATCGTCCGTCAACTTGGAGGACGTCTCGAACGATCGTCGGTACAGTTTGGATCACATTGATCCCGTTGCCGAAGGACTCACTCTCGGTGCTCGTACATACGAAAAGTCTCACTCGACACCGGGCGAAACCGAACAAAAGAAGTCGGAACAAATTGTTATCATCTCGTCTGATAACAACATCTCAGAGGTGCCGGCAGACTATTCCGGTGACATTGATGAGTTCATTTTCGTGCAAACGTCACCGGAGAACTTTGCCAAGATGGAAAAGGAGCAAGCTAAGGGTGGAGTTGTAACGGATGAGGATGATAACAGCAACTTGGTCATCATCACCGAGGAACACTACGATTACGAACTAACGAGTGACGATGATCGCCGATCGTCTAGCCTGTTGGAGGATCCTTCGCCTCCCGAAGAGAAAGATCTTGAAGGATACACAGTCGCACCGTCGTCGACGCCAGGTGCGGATGGTAAGAAGCGCTTTATCGTTGGAGGCAGTAGTAGTTCGGAAAGTGAAGAAGATCCCCAACAACGGCGTCGTGATCATCAGTCCGGATCGACATCCATCGTAAGACGCACGGTGCGAAGTAAGGTGGTTCCTACGGGTCTTACAATTACCGAGGATGAATCGGTTGTGCTGAAGGACGACCAGACCAATGGCACCAATCCGGCGATAACTGTTTGTCAGCCAACACCGCCACCGGCGCAGCCACCCTCCAGCAGTACCAGCAACAACTTTTCTATCCGAACAGGACCGGGATCATCGAGCGGATCAGACGTTGCCCTGCACGAAACTGCGGGCGAGCTGAGCGATGACGATGAAACAG GTAAAGTCAACAACAACCAGGCTGCAAGTGATCATCCGGGAGATAACCCGGTAACGGACACTGCTTTCGCTGAGGAATCGCATCCTTCTTCGTCCACCGTTACCTCCTCGAGGGTGGCGGTAATCGTAACTCAAGTATCCAACGATCTGATCGACGACGAACAGCCTCCGCAAGTAGCGGAGGACATGTTGATCGATCTTGCTATGCACGGTGACGGTGGTGAGGACGAAGCGAACGAATCTGACATCGATAATAGTGATGTTCGTGCAggtgttgatggtgatggtggtggctcTGTACAGGTTCAAATGGGATCGGGCCTAGCAGAAGGCAGTACAGAAATTA aaaactaTCTTGTTCAAAACACTGATCAAATAGTCGGTATGGAGCCAACTGAACCGCCAATTGAAACCACAGCTTCGAAACATGAAGGATCCACAcgaacagaaacaaacactGTCGTTGATGAATCAGATGATGG AACCATTCGTACTACGATTTACTCTACCACGTTGAAATTTGATGGTCCGGAAGATATGGAAgaacaaatattaaaacagATGCGAGATCAGCAATTCACAGCGGAACAACAGGAACAG TTGATGAACACCCCATTAATAACAACCACGACATTGGATCCGGATACGGGTGTAGAGACAACGTCCACCTCGACAACTCGAACGACAACGACCACTAAAACAATCACACTTACACCGGATGGAGATTTCCCCGAGGATGAAATACTGCAAAAAATCACAACCGTCACGACGCACACCTCTCAGCCAAACGTACCGGAAATGGTTAAGGAGACAACCGTCACCGTAACGGAAATGGTGGACGGCCGAACACTGGACGGTGCTGCCAAGGCACTCAATAATATAGTGGATGAGTTTATGAACCAGGAACGTAAAAATTAA